In a genomic window of Pangasianodon hypophthalmus isolate fPanHyp1 chromosome 19, fPanHyp1.pri, whole genome shotgun sequence:
- the aqp4 gene encoding aquaporin-4, with protein sequence MKEEFSDRNKICGRFRRCLPSCPCTCERVMVACKGVWTKRFWRAVSGEFLAMLIFVLLSLGSTINWAATTKDSTPPPDLVLISLCFGLSIATLVQCFSQISGAHINPAVTVALVATRKLSLAKCILYLGAQCLGAIVGAAILYGVTPPAVRGNLGVTSVTAHISAGHALVVELFITFQLVFTIFATCDPKRTDLKGSAALAIGLSVCIGHLFAIPYTGASMNPARSFGPAVIMGQWENHWVYWLGPLMGGVLAAALYEYLFCPDPDLKRRYGSVISRTSFPTAQFQGIEPGTFSSDQAQLMIKQPAFTVLDVERAERKERETAGEVLSSV encoded by the exons ATGAAAGAGGAGTTTTCTGACCGAAACAAAATCTGCGGTCGTTTTCG gAGGTGTCTGCCCTCGTGCCCCTGCACGTGTGAGCGAGTTATGGTTGCCTGTAAGGGTGTGTGGACAAAGCGGTTTTGGCGAGCAGTGTCTGGAGAGTTTTTGGCCATGTTGATCTTTGTGCTGCTCAGTCTGGGGTCCACTATCAACTGGGCAGCAACCACAAAGGACAGCACTCCTCCTCCTGACCTtgttctcatctctctctgtttcgGCTTGTCCATAGCCACACTCGTCCAGTGCTTCAGCCAAATCAGCGGTGCTCACATCAACCCAGCAGTCACAGTGGCCCTGGTGGCCACCCGTAAGCTGAGCCTGGCAAAGTGCATTTTGTATTTGGGAGCACAGTGTCTCGGGGCAATAGTGGGAGCAGCTATCCTGTATGGTGTGACTCCTCCTGCTGTGAGAGGGAACCTGGGGGTCACCTCG GTCACCGCTCATATCTCTGCTGGTCATGCCCTGGTGGTTGAACTCTTCATCACCTTTCAGCTTGTCTTCACCATCTTTGCCACCTGCGACCCAAAGCGCACTGACCTGAAGGGCTCAGCAGCACTGGCTATCGGCCTGTCAGTGTGCATCGGCCACCTGTTTGCT ATCCCCTACACTGGTGCTAGTATGAATCCTGCTCGCTCATTTGGTCCTGCAGTCATCATGGGACAATGGGAAAACCACTGG GTGTACTGGTTGGGTCCATTAATGGGAGGTGTCCTGGCAGCAGCTCTATACGAGTACCTGTTCTGCCCTGACCCTGATCTAAAGAGACGCTATGGCAGCGTCATCTCTAGGACCTCCTTTCCCACTGCTCAGTTCCAAGGCATAGAGCCAGGCACTTTCTCCAGTGACCAAGCTCAGCTGATGATCAAGCAGCCAGCATTCACAGTGCTGGATGTGGAGCGTGctgagaggaaggagagagagacagctggcGAGGTGCTGTCCTCTGTATGA